The genomic region GGGCTACAGTCCAGAATTGAACCCTGTAGAACTCCTATGGAACCAATTGAAAAAGGAGCTGAAAAATCAGGCGTTTCTGAATTTAAAAGACTTGGTAGAGGCCGCAGTAAGCAAAGTTGAGGAAATCAGGAATGATGTAGAACTACTCAATTCTTTCTTTCATAAA from Salmonirosea aquatica harbors:
- a CDS encoding transposase, whose product is MVWDGATIHRSQAIKDFLKRKPGRIHLVALPGYSPELNPVELLWNQLKKELKNQAFLNLKDLVEAAVSKVEEIRNDVELLNSFFHKKEVAFFTN